In Leptospira wolffii serovar Khorat str. Khorat-H2, one genomic interval encodes:
- a CDS encoding SMP-30/gluconolactonase/LRE family protein, whose protein sequence is MNTKRILLLLTAFLLILVIGFIGKPSPIEPIAYEPPEDPGLVGAFQQNRSLESAELLALGKIHGPEDIEPDEQGNVYSASEDGKVYLIEKSGEIKAHAFTGGRPLGMKLLSDEVLIVADALKGLLRIGKDGKVEILSTESEGLPFKFTDDLDVTKDGTIYFSDASYKYGSAEYLYDLMESVPHGRLLKFDPRTKKTTTLMKDLFFPNGVALSKNEDFIVLNETYKYRIHRYWLKGPKAGTSEIWVENLPGFPDNISSDGNGHFYLALFTVRNFMVDKILHTRPWAKKIVAKLPKFLWPKPKPYGFAVILNEDGVVEASFQEPAGKHLKEITSVKRKGEFLYLGSLHNDRIGKFKLPQEFLEK, encoded by the coding sequence GTGAACACGAAAAGAATCCTCCTGCTATTAACGGCATTTCTTCTCATTCTTGTAATAGGTTTTATAGGCAAACCTTCTCCCATCGAACCGATCGCGTATGAACCGCCCGAGGATCCGGGACTTGTAGGCGCATTCCAACAGAATCGAAGTCTCGAATCCGCAGAGCTTCTCGCTTTAGGAAAGATACACGGGCCGGAAGATATAGAACCCGACGAGCAAGGTAACGTGTACTCCGCTAGCGAAGACGGCAAAGTATATCTGATCGAGAAAAGCGGCGAGATCAAAGCGCATGCATTCACTGGAGGTCGTCCTCTCGGAATGAAATTGTTATCCGACGAGGTGTTGATCGTCGCCGATGCGTTGAAAGGTCTTTTGAGAATTGGTAAGGACGGTAAAGTCGAAATTTTATCGACGGAATCGGAGGGACTTCCGTTTAAATTTACGGACGATCTGGATGTCACAAAGGACGGAACGATCTATTTCTCCGATGCTAGCTATAAGTACGGATCGGCGGAATATTTGTATGATCTAATGGAATCTGTTCCTCACGGAAGGTTATTAAAGTTTGATCCTCGAACTAAAAAGACGACCACGCTTATGAAAGATTTATTTTTTCCTAATGGAGTTGCGCTTTCCAAGAACGAAGATTTTATTGTGCTGAATGAAACCTATAAGTATAGGATTCATAGGTATTGGTTGAAAGGACCCAAGGCCGGAACGAGCGAGATATGGGTGGAGAATCTTCCCGGATTTCCCGACAATATCTCCTCCGACGGAAACGGTCACTTCTACTTAGCCTTGTTTACCGTTCGGAATTTCATGGTGGATAAGATCCTACACACCCGTCCTTGGGCCAAAAAGATCGTGGCCAAGCTCCCGAAATTCCTGTGGCCTAAGCCCAAACCCTACGGATTCGCGGTGATTTTAAACGAAGATGGAGTCGTAGAGGCGAGTTTTCAGGAACCCGCCGGAAAACATCTGAAAGAGATCACTTCGGTCAAGAGAAAGGGCGAGTTTCTATACTTAGGAAGTCTTCATAACGATAGAATAGGGAAGTTCAAGCTTCCCCAGGAATTTCTGGAAAAATA